One part of the Vitis riparia cultivar Riparia Gloire de Montpellier isolate 1030 chromosome 15, EGFV_Vit.rip_1.0, whole genome shotgun sequence genome encodes these proteins:
- the LOC117931917 gene encoding RGS1-HXK1-interacting protein 1-like produces MRIKTITWRLSSRRKPKSLEEVASSWIEYGVNQAQLLHKTLDDTVNSFIEASGSRFSQILSTSSAHLQQTIVRISEDVKSEYDVYEDLAVGKIKEGILVAASNPLITSGVCVGLGCLLLKRPRHFLYYNTLRLLVSEESMVARADAKVNELRKSIDLLKAESEKLEKRALQAEDEMKRGRTKLRQAGNQIQSVIRSAYKIERQARGLKDILGELPSREASRFRSQVSNLASEAKRERSALNKEVSKISNYGISV; encoded by the exons ATGCGAATCAAAACCATCACCTGGAGATTATCCTCCCGACGAAAACCAAAATCCCTAGAAGAAGTAGCCTCGTCATGGATCGAATACGGGGTCAATCAAGCTCAGCTCTTGCACAAAACCCTAGACGACACTGTCAATTCATTCATTGAAGCCTCTGGATCTCGCTTCTCTCAAATTCTGTCCACTTCTTCTGCTCATCTCCAACAAACCATTGTAA GAATCTCTGAAGATGTTAAATCTGAATATGATGTCTACGAGGATCTTGCTGTTGGAAAGATTAAAG AGGGTATTCTCGTTGCAGCATCAAATCCATTGATTACATCCGGGGTGTGTGTTGGTTTGGGATGTTTGCTGCTAAAAA GGCCAAGGCATTTCTTATACTATAACACCTTGCGGCTTCTTGTCAGTGAAGAG TCCATGGTTGCCAGAGCTGATGCTAAAGTGAATGAGTTGCGGAAATCAATTGACCTTCTGAAGGCTGAAAGTGAGAAATTGGAG AAGAGGGCATTACAAGCTGAAGATGAGATGAAACGAGGGAGGACAAAGCTCAG ACAAGCTGGGAATCAGATTCAAAGTGTCATTCGCTCAGCTTATAAGATTGAAAGACAAGCAAGGG GCTTGAAAGATATTCTTGGAGAACTTCCAAGTAGAGAAGCATCTCGATTCCGATCACAG GTTTCCAATCTTGCTTCTGAGGCCAAACGAGAAAGGAGTGCTTTGAACAAGGAGGTCTCAAAAATCAGTAACTATGGGATTTCTGTCTGA